In a genomic window of Brassica rapa cultivar Chiifu-401-42 chromosome A10, CAAS_Brap_v3.01, whole genome shotgun sequence:
- the LOC103846188 gene encoding uncharacterized protein LOC103846188 has protein sequence MASQNSAHPFGYSTPSDTRRRWWWSRPIATLPAPDDRKATSKELAAYFSPLWGGLLTAIAMFLIFLFTDEADPHAKFSIQSIAISPSTATYHVDFLVRNPSSRYSIYYDDRDASVRFGDVNVAVFKIIRERSYRDHTAFSLAFDAGEVINGTDVELHIKLRGMHERYIDYDEAGHFDTTCHIRSKENIEKINCHSGFTHMRMLV, from the coding sequence ATGGCTTCCCAAAACAGTGCGCATCCCTTCGGATATTCTACGCCCTCCGACACTCGTCGTCGTTGGTGGTGGTCACGGCCTATAGCGACTCTGCCAGCACCTGATGATCGTAAAGCCACTTCCAAGGAACTTGCCGCTTACTTTTCGCCCCTTTGGGGCGGCTTACTCACCGCCATCGCCATGTTCTTGATCTTCTTGTTCACCGACGAAGCAGACCCCCACGCCAAATTCTCCATCCAATCCATCGCCATCTCTCCATCGACCGCCACGTATCACGTTGACTTCCTCGTAAGAAACCCTAGCTCGAGATATTCTATCTATTACGACGACCGTGATGCTTCGGTGAGGTTCGGTGATGTAAACGTTGCGGTTTTTAAAATCATACGTGAGCGTAGCTACAGAGATCACACGGCTTTCTCATTGGCCTTCGATGCTGGAGAGGTAATAAATGGAACCGACGTCGAGCTTCACATCAAACTTAGAGGGATGCATGAGCGTTACATAGATTATGATGAAGCTGGGCATTTTGATACTACATGTCACATCCGAAGCAAAGAAAACATTGAGAAGATTAATTGCCATTCCGGTTTTACACATATGAGGATGCTTGTTTAA
- the LOC103845570 gene encoding uncharacterized protein LOC103845570 — protein sequence MAEIESESKQGRRVVVIGGRVAGSLAAKLLQFHADVILIDPKEYFEITWASLRSMGEPSFAERTIINHKNYFKKGRVVTSPAVNITETDVMTADGDVTGYD from the exons ATGGCAGAGATAGAATCTGAGTCTAAACAAGGAAGAAGGGTGGTGGTGATCGGCGGCCGAGTCGCAGGCTCCCTCGCAGCGAAGTTGCTTCAGTTCCATGCTGATGTCATCCTCATCGATCC GAAGGAGTACTTTGAGATCACGTGGGCGAGCTTGAGATCCATGGGGGAGCCTTCGTTTGCTGAAAGAACAATTATCAACCACAAAAACTACTTCAAGAAAGGCCGTGTTGTTACTTCTCCGGCGGTCAACATCACGGAGACTGATGTAATGACAGCAGATGGAGATGTGACTGGATATGATTAA